In Acinetobacter sp. C32I, one genomic interval encodes:
- a CDS encoding 3-hydroxylacyl-ACP dehydratase, with protein sequence MKLDAIEYIPHQQPMVFIDHLLEVKDGYAIAELTIRPELMFCEAAGLPTWTSIEIMAQTISAYSGWMGQQLQQAPKVGFLLGTRKLHLPFAYFALGQTLRIRVEQQYLHEGLGQFSCEIDGAEQVISALLSVYEPTDQSTLAL encoded by the coding sequence ATGAAATTAGATGCGATTGAATATATTCCACATCAACAACCTATGGTCTTTATTGATCATTTGCTCGAAGTCAAAGACGGTTATGCGATTGCCGAATTGACCATTCGTCCTGAATTAATGTTCTGTGAAGCAGCGGGTTTACCGACGTGGACAAGTATTGAAATTATGGCGCAAACCATTAGTGCCTATTCAGGTTGGATGGGGCAACAATTACAGCAAGCACCAAAAGTGGGGTTTTTGTTGGGAACACGCAAGCTACATTTACCCTTTGCGTATTTTGCGCTTGGACAGACCTTGAGGATTCGGGTCGAGCAGCAATATCTGCATGAAGGTCTGGGGCAGTTTTCTTGCGAGATTGATGGTGCTGAGCAGGTGATCAGTGCCTTACTCAGTGTTTATGAACCAACTGATCAATCGACATTGGCATTATAG
- a CDS encoding glycosyltransferase family 2 protein: MLNFGIVIPVYNHPHYLADLVEYLEQFQCPIILVNDGSDAECTAILHQLAQQHPLVDLVEHQTNQGKGQAVMTGLRHAAQCGMTHALQLDADGQHCWEDVPKFIEQSQQHPQAMVIGQPIFDDSVPKKRLYGRYVTHFWVWLNSLSFEIKDSMCGFRIYPLAKTIAILDAAPFQPRMGFDSEILVRLKWENTPFVNVPTRVIYPEHGVSHFNVWRDNLGLSQAHARLFAGMLLRFPKLIWHKLKAD, encoded by the coding sequence ATGTTGAACTTTGGCATTGTTATTCCTGTGTATAACCATCCGCACTATCTTGCTGATCTTGTTGAGTATCTGGAACAATTTCAATGTCCGATTATTCTCGTCAATGATGGTAGTGATGCCGAATGTACGGCAATTCTGCATCAACTGGCACAACAGCATCCATTGGTTGATTTAGTGGAACATCAGACCAACCAAGGCAAGGGGCAAGCGGTCATGACGGGGTTGCGACATGCTGCTCAGTGCGGAATGACGCATGCGCTGCAATTAGATGCGGATGGTCAGCATTGCTGGGAGGATGTGCCGAAATTTATCGAGCAGTCGCAGCAACACCCCCAAGCGATGGTGATTGGACAGCCAATCTTTGATGACTCGGTACCGAAGAAACGCCTGTATGGACGTTATGTCACGCATTTTTGGGTGTGGTTAAACAGCTTATCTTTCGAGATTAAAGACAGTATGTGTGGGTTCCGAATCTACCCCTTGGCGAAAACTATAGCCATACTCGATGCGGCTCCATTTCAACCAAGAATGGGCTTTGATAGTGAAATCTTGGTCCGCTTAAAATGGGAGAATACCCCCTTTGTCAATGTGCCTACACGAGTCATTTATCCTGAACATGGGGTGTCACATTTTAATGTGTGGCGGGATAATCTGGGCTTAAGTCAGGCACACGCCCGATTATTCGCAGGGATGCTGCTGCGTTTTCCTAAGCTGATTTGGCATAAGTTGAAGGCGGACTGA
- a CDS encoding outer membrane lipoprotein carrier protein LolA, giving the protein MVNSGFLNLNCLVALMQQRACWLLHSLVVSVLLSLSISASAHADQVSTIFNQLAKSELIRADFEQQKKLASLNKTFVSNGTLTFAKSNGVLWQIKRPVQADLIVTQKKLIQKTQRTYSQIQIDQSPYSSVATLFLQLMSGDDKALAKNFNVLSANYSPTGWNIALTPKSALFKKLFLRIDAQGQQYVNKIVIQEQANNSTTILFRNQTTQQNQLTAAEDALFQLAK; this is encoded by the coding sequence ATGGTTAATTCTGGTTTTTTGAATCTAAACTGCCTTGTTGCATTGATGCAGCAGCGTGCTTGCTGGTTATTACACAGTCTTGTTGTCAGTGTATTGCTCAGCTTGAGTATTTCAGCATCGGCACATGCGGATCAGGTCTCGACGATTTTTAATCAGCTTGCTAAAAGTGAACTCATCCGCGCCGATTTTGAACAGCAAAAAAAGTTGGCAAGTTTAAACAAGACTTTTGTTTCCAATGGCACACTGACCTTTGCCAAATCTAATGGCGTGCTTTGGCAAATTAAACGACCTGTGCAAGCAGATTTGATCGTAACCCAAAAGAAACTCATCCAGAAAACACAACGAACCTATAGTCAGATCCAGATTGACCAATCGCCTTATAGCTCGGTTGCGACCTTGTTTTTGCAACTGATGTCGGGGGATGACAAAGCTTTGGCGAAGAATTTTAATGTGTTATCCGCTAATTACAGCCCGACAGGCTGGAATATCGCGTTAACACCTAAATCAGCGCTATTTAAAAAGTTGTTCCTGAGAATTGATGCGCAAGGACAACAGTATGTGAATAAGATCGTGATTCAAGAGCAGGCCAATAACAGCACCACGATTTTATTCCGTAATCAAACCACTCAACAGAATCAACTGACGGCTGCTGAAGATGCGCTTTTCCAATTGGCAAAATAA
- a CDS encoding acyl-CoA thioesterase, giving the protein MQADVIIEIPFHDVDTMNVVWHGHYLKYFEIARCKLLEQFNYNYNQMRASGYAWPVIESHVRYVQGIEFEQKIKVRAILKEWENRLKIEYLILDANTGRRLTKGYTTQVAVNMETREMCFQSPQILLDCLNAWDAFKEHPHG; this is encoded by the coding sequence ATGCAGGCAGATGTAATCATTGAAATCCCGTTTCATGATGTGGATACCATGAATGTGGTCTGGCATGGACATTATTTAAAGTATTTCGAAATTGCGCGTTGTAAGTTATTGGAACAGTTTAATTATAACTATAACCAGATGAGAGCATCGGGCTATGCGTGGCCTGTGATTGAAAGCCATGTGCGTTATGTGCAGGGCATCGAGTTTGAACAGAAAATTAAAGTTCGTGCGATTTTAAAAGAATGGGAAAACCGTTTAAAAATTGAATATCTGATTCTTGATGCAAACACTGGACGACGTTTAACCAAAGGCTATACCACGCAAGTGGCTGTGAATATGGAGACCCGAGAAATGTGTTTCCAGTCACCGCAAATTTTACTGGATTGTTTAAATGCATGGGATGCGTTTAAGGAGCACCCGCATGGTTAA
- a CDS encoding beta-ketoacyl-[acyl-carrier-protein] synthase family protein, with translation MSQSLSQLQAVGIPISVGLSALGQDIQHIREGLTIPDNTLTLEAGFLADRAVWVGRYAEALIETVPESLSRFDSRNLRFALTALQKIETELQQQIASIDSKRLSIVMGTSTSGISDSELLLKQYFDGNAAIEIMHQPQEMGCLAKALQGYLGWQGAAYTISTACSSSAKAFAAGQRLIQAGLADAVLVGGVDTLCQLTLNGFNSLESLSADICQPCGINRDGINIGEAAALFLLTKTSAPIMLYGVGESMDAWHISAPHPEGLGAATAMQRALDSAAITAQEVGYINLHGTATPQNDAMEIKAVRQVFQGLNVSLSSTKHKTGHCLGAAGAIEAFICTQLLKDQSGLPLHQQVELDPELADQNYVTDARQAENIRYVLSNSFAFGGSNISLLFGVQH, from the coding sequence ATGAGTCAATCTTTATCTCAGTTGCAAGCAGTCGGTATTCCCATCAGTGTTGGGCTGTCTGCATTGGGTCAGGATATTCAGCACATTCGTGAAGGTTTAACGATTCCTGACAATACCCTGACACTGGAAGCAGGATTTTTAGCGGATCGCGCTGTTTGGGTTGGACGCTATGCAGAGGCATTGATTGAGACTGTGCCTGAATCGCTAAGTCGATTTGACTCGCGTAATCTGCGCTTTGCTTTGACCGCTCTGCAAAAAATTGAGACTGAACTTCAACAGCAAATTGCCAGTATTGATTCAAAACGTCTCAGTATTGTAATGGGGACTTCGACTTCGGGAATATCCGATAGTGAGCTGTTATTGAAACAGTATTTTGATGGGAATGCTGCCATTGAAATTATGCATCAGCCGCAAGAAATGGGCTGCCTAGCCAAAGCTTTACAAGGCTATCTCGGTTGGCAAGGAGCGGCTTATACCATTTCGACGGCCTGTTCTTCCAGCGCCAAGGCCTTTGCCGCAGGACAACGTTTAATTCAGGCAGGTTTAGCTGATGCCGTATTGGTCGGTGGGGTGGATACCTTATGCCAACTGACCTTAAATGGTTTTAACAGTTTGGAAAGTTTATCGGCAGATATTTGCCAACCCTGCGGTATCAATCGAGATGGTATTAATATTGGCGAAGCCGCAGCTTTATTTTTGCTGACCAAAACCTCCGCACCGATCATGTTATATGGTGTGGGTGAATCGATGGATGCATGGCATATTTCTGCGCCGCATCCTGAAGGTCTAGGGGCAGCGACCGCGATGCAGCGCGCCTTGGACAGTGCAGCGATAACAGCGCAAGAGGTGGGATATATCAATTTGCATGGAACTGCCACACCGCAAAATGATGCGATGGAAATCAAAGCTGTTCGACAAGTCTTTCAAGGCTTGAATGTGTCCTTAAGTAGCACCAAGCATAAAACCGGACATTGTTTGGGAGCGGCGGGTGCGATAGAAGCGTTTATCTGTACTCAACTATTAAAAGATCAAAGCGGCTTGCCTTTGCATCAACAGGTTGAGCTTGATCCTGAGCTGGCGGATCAAAACTATGTCACAGATGCTCGGCAGGCCGAGAACATTCGCTATGTGTTGAGTAATTCTTTTGCCTTTGGTGGCAGCAATATCAGCTTGTTATTTGGGGTACAGCACTAA
- a CDS encoding aromatic amino acid ammonia-lyase, with protein sequence MLKPVLIVGEQPLSIEDVVAVARQQRQVALPTATAWRELIQRGADFLDQLLLDEGVIYGVTTGYGDSCLVEIPMHQVNELPLHLSRFHGCGLGENLDLITARAVVVTRLCSLARGYSGVSLALLERLVWMLNENIIPVIPSEGSVGASGDLTPLSYIAGALVGERDVYAQGKIVPIAQVYAEQGLDALVLRPKEGLALMNGTAVMTAIACLNYKKAEQVALASTLITALNVLALEGNPSHFDEVLFAQKPHQGQQQIAQQLREWLNSEVQTAHQSPRLQDRYSLRCAPHIIGVFEDSKTWLRQFIENELNSSNDNPLIDPVNLRVLHGGHFYGGHIAQAMDSLKIMIANIADLMDRQIAQLVDHKMNHGLARNLTGASAERLPLNHGFKAVQIGVSAWTAEALKHTLAASIFSRSTECHNQDKVSMGTIAARDATRVITLTQQVLAALCCASVQAVHLKGVESQLSPPLKAFVEWTLQSFALLQEDRPLQTELQQIIDRFDNFELFNQFQQQV encoded by the coding sequence ATGCTCAAGCCAGTTCTGATTGTCGGCGAGCAGCCACTCAGTATTGAAGATGTGGTGGCGGTTGCTCGACAACAGCGTCAAGTGGCTTTACCGACAGCAACAGCTTGGCGTGAATTGATTCAGCGCGGTGCAGATTTTCTGGATCAGCTGTTGCTGGATGAAGGCGTGATCTACGGTGTTACCACAGGCTATGGGGATTCATGTCTGGTTGAAATTCCGATGCATCAGGTCAACGAATTACCTTTACATCTGTCACGTTTTCATGGCTGTGGTCTCGGTGAAAATCTGGATTTAATCACTGCCCGTGCGGTGGTGGTGACTCGCCTTTGTTCACTTGCACGAGGTTATTCAGGGGTGTCTTTGGCCTTGCTAGAGCGTCTGGTCTGGATGCTGAATGAAAACATTATTCCAGTGATTCCATCGGAAGGCTCTGTCGGGGCGAGTGGTGATCTGACGCCTCTGTCCTATATTGCAGGTGCTTTGGTTGGTGAGCGTGATGTCTATGCACAAGGCAAGATTGTGCCGATTGCACAAGTCTATGCTGAGCAAGGCTTGGACGCCTTGGTGTTACGTCCAAAAGAAGGCTTGGCACTGATGAATGGTACCGCGGTGATGACGGCGATTGCCTGCTTAAATTATAAAAAAGCAGAACAGGTGGCTTTGGCTAGTACCTTGATTACCGCTTTAAATGTCTTGGCCTTAGAAGGTAATCCAAGTCATTTTGATGAAGTCTTATTTGCTCAAAAACCGCATCAAGGTCAGCAGCAGATTGCCCAGCAATTACGCGAATGGTTGAACAGTGAAGTGCAGACAGCACACCAAAGTCCACGTTTACAGGATCGCTATTCTTTACGCTGTGCACCACATATTATTGGGGTGTTTGAAGATTCAAAAACCTGGTTGCGTCAATTTATCGAAAATGAATTAAATTCCAGCAATGATAATCCGCTGATTGATCCTGTGAATTTACGGGTGCTGCATGGTGGTCATTTCTATGGCGGGCATATTGCGCAAGCCATGGACAGTTTGAAGATTATGATCGCCAATATTGCCGACTTGATGGACCGACAAATTGCACAGCTGGTTGACCATAAAATGAATCATGGTTTAGCACGCAATTTAACGGGTGCCAGTGCCGAGCGCCTGCCTTTGAATCATGGTTTTAAAGCGGTACAAATTGGGGTTTCGGCTTGGACCGCTGAAGCCTTGAAACATACCTTGGCCGCGTCTATTTTCTCACGTTCGACCGAATGCCATAACCAAGACAAAGTCAGTATGGGGACCATTGCCGCCCGAGATGCGACTCGGGTCATTACCTTGACGCAGCAGGTTTTGGCGGCCTTATGCTGTGCCAGTGTACAGGCCGTGCATTTAAAAGGTGTTGAATCTCAATTAAGCCCGCCTCTAAAGGCCTTTGTCGAGTGGACCTTACAAAGTTTTGCACTACTGCAAGAAGATCGTCCTTTACAAACTGAACTACAACAGATTATTGATCGTTTCGACAACTTTGAATTGTTCAATCAATTCCAGCAACAGGTCTAG
- a CDS encoding NAD(P)/FAD-dependent oxidoreductase, translated as MIQTADVVIIGAGPSGSSAAALLRQKGYAVTVIEKHYFPRFSIGESLLPQCMVFLEEAGLLETVREHVQSRAFQFKNGAAFLCGEKRSHYDFTEKFSEGPGTTWQVRRADFDHLLAQQAQQYGADIRFGHEVIAIDVEVEHPVLTVLDEAQQHYQIQAKFLLDASGFGRILPKFLDLESPSNFPVRRALFTHIEDGIGDRADFDRDKILITVHEKDRRAWYWLIPFADGRASFGVVAEQDFFDHYQVEDAAQNEPDLLLKRILADDPALSQVLAQAKFDTPVRTLVGYSANVKHLAGRNYALLGNAGEFLDPVFSSGVTIALKSSSLAIPLVDRVLQGEQVDWMQAYELPLRKGIKVFRAYVESWYEGEFQDVVFASNQNDNIRRMVSSLLAGYAWDDQNPIHKNAKRRLSTLAEYCREGVAQEKALEV; from the coding sequence ATGATACAAACAGCCGATGTGGTAATTATTGGTGCTGGACCTTCAGGCAGTTCAGCCGCAGCCTTGCTTCGTCAAAAAGGTTATGCGGTCACGGTGATTGAAAAACATTATTTTCCGCGCTTTTCAATTGGTGAATCTTTGTTGCCACAGTGCATGGTGTTTTTAGAAGAAGCGGGCTTATTAGAAACTGTACGGGAACATGTTCAATCCCGCGCATTCCAGTTTAAAAATGGCGCGGCATTTTTGTGTGGTGAAAAACGTAGCCATTATGATTTCACTGAAAAATTTAGCGAAGGGCCTGGCACCACATGGCAAGTTCGCCGAGCTGATTTCGATCACTTACTGGCTCAACAAGCACAGCAATATGGTGCGGATATTCGTTTTGGGCATGAAGTTATTGCGATCGATGTTGAGGTGGAACACCCTGTTTTAACCGTGCTAGATGAGGCGCAGCAGCACTATCAGATTCAAGCCAAGTTTTTATTGGATGCCAGTGGTTTTGGTCGCATCTTACCGAAGTTTTTAGATTTAGAAAGCCCATCCAATTTCCCAGTGCGTCGTGCCTTGTTTACCCATATTGAAGATGGAATTGGTGATCGTGCTGATTTTGACCGTGACAAAATTTTAATTACCGTGCATGAAAAAGACCGCCGTGCTTGGTATTGGCTGATTCCTTTTGCTGATGGCCGTGCTTCCTTTGGTGTGGTGGCAGAGCAGGATTTCTTTGATCATTATCAGGTTGAAGATGCTGCTCAGAATGAACCAGATTTGTTATTGAAACGGATTCTAGCCGATGATCCTGCATTATCTCAGGTCTTAGCACAGGCGAAATTTGATACGCCTGTACGTACCTTGGTTGGTTATTCGGCAAATGTTAAACATTTGGCAGGTCGGAATTATGCCTTGTTAGGCAATGCAGGCGAGTTTCTCGATCCTGTATTTTCATCGGGTGTGACCATTGCATTAAAATCTTCCAGTCTGGCAATTCCTTTAGTTGATCGAGTGTTGCAAGGTGAACAGGTGGATTGGATGCAAGCCTACGAATTACCGCTGCGTAAAGGGATTAAAGTGTTTCGTGCTTATGTCGAGTCTTGGTACGAAGGCGAGTTTCAGGATGTGGTATTCGCAAGTAATCAAAATGACAACATTCGTCGGATGGTTTCATCATTACTGGCAGGTTATGCGTGGGATGACCAAAATCCGATTCATAAAAATGCCAAACGCCGTTTAAGCACCTTGGCCGAGTATTGCCGTGAAGGCGTCGCGCAAGAGAAAGCCTTAGAGGTTTAA
- a CDS encoding 3-ketoacyl-ACP reductase FabG2 translates to MNRRILVTGSSRGIGKAIALQLAQAGFDVTIHARSREAEAAQVVEQIQKLGQNSHYLLFDVNEREHVKSLLEQDVEQNGAFYGVVLNAGLTHDGAFPALTDQDWDEVISTSLDGFYNVLKPLIMPMIHLRKGGRIVTLSSVSGIMGNRGQVNYSAAKAGLIGATKALALELAKRKITVNCVAPGLIETEMVTDEVKEHALKMIPMQRMGQVDEVAAVVKFLCSDEASYITRQVISVNGGLI, encoded by the coding sequence ATGAATAGAAGAATATTGGTCACGGGTTCAAGTCGTGGCATTGGTAAAGCAATCGCATTGCAATTGGCTCAGGCGGGTTTTGACGTAACCATTCACGCCCGCTCACGTGAGGCTGAGGCAGCTCAGGTGGTTGAGCAGATTCAAAAGCTTGGGCAAAACAGCCATTATTTATTATTTGATGTGAATGAACGTGAGCATGTCAAAAGTTTATTAGAGCAAGATGTTGAACAGAATGGCGCTTTCTATGGCGTGGTACTGAATGCGGGTCTCACCCATGACGGTGCTTTCCCTGCATTGACAGATCAGGATTGGGATGAGGTCATTTCGACCTCTTTAGACGGTTTTTATAATGTGCTTAAACCCTTGATCATGCCGATGATTCACTTACGCAAAGGTGGGAGAATCGTGACGCTTTCTTCGGTCTCAGGCATTATGGGTAATCGTGGACAGGTGAATTATAGTGCAGCAAAAGCGGGCTTGATTGGGGCAACCAAGGCATTGGCTTTGGAATTGGCCAAGCGCAAAATTACCGTGAACTGTGTGGCGCCTGGTCTGATTGAAACGGAAATGGTCACCGATGAAGTCAAAGAGCATGCATTAAAAATGATTCCAATGCAGCGCATGGGGCAGGTGGATGAAGTGGCGGCTGTGGTGAAATTTCTCTGTTCAGATGAAGCCTCTTATATTACCCGTCAGGTGATTTCGGTCAATGGAGGACTGATTTGA
- a CDS encoding acyltransferase, with product MTTPQTSQDTWHQIKERGGLLPLMLMLGFYRCGGRWLCRVVLYFIIMWYWLFAVTARQASLQYLQRLHQFAGSQSPFTTMPNWTNSYTHFMQFGECILDKIEGWLGHIPEQKLQLFGHEHFQQHYQKGAIIVVSHFGNIELLRALKSEHPQKINVLVYQKHASQFNQFLKKINDKADVNLIAVDELGIETAMLLQEKMEQGEWVIVAADRIPVQSDRVQSIQFLGHEAALPQGAWILANLLKVPVLAVFCYRAEQKFQVHIHAIAEQVDLPRKTRLSSMQQITQSYVAVLEQHCLRAPYQWFNFYQFWTK from the coding sequence ATGACGACACCGCAAACTTCACAGGATACATGGCACCAGATTAAGGAACGCGGCGGACTGTTGCCGCTGATGCTGATGCTTGGTTTTTATCGCTGTGGCGGACGTTGGCTATGCCGTGTGGTACTGTATTTCATTATTATGTGGTATTGGCTGTTTGCGGTAACAGCTCGACAGGCTTCTTTACAATATTTACAACGTTTGCATCAATTTGCAGGATCTCAGTCGCCGTTTACAACAATGCCGAACTGGACCAATAGCTATACGCATTTCATGCAGTTTGGTGAGTGTATTCTGGATAAAATTGAGGGCTGGTTAGGGCATATTCCCGAGCAAAAACTGCAATTGTTTGGGCATGAGCACTTCCAGCAACACTATCAAAAAGGTGCGATTATTGTGGTGTCGCATTTTGGCAATATTGAGCTACTGCGGGCGCTAAAATCAGAGCATCCACAAAAAATTAATGTACTGGTGTATCAAAAACATGCCTCACAATTTAATCAGTTTTTAAAAAAAATTAATGATAAGGCTGATGTCAATTTGATTGCAGTAGATGAACTTGGTATTGAAACTGCGATGCTGTTACAGGAAAAGATGGAGCAGGGGGAGTGGGTGATCGTGGCGGCGGATCGGATTCCTGTGCAGTCAGATCGAGTGCAAAGCATCCAGTTTTTGGGACATGAGGCTGCATTACCACAAGGGGCATGGATTTTGGCCAATTTACTGAAAGTTCCTGTACTGGCAGTATTTTGTTATCGCGCCGAGCAGAAGTTTCAGGTACATATTCATGCGATTGCCGAGCAAGTTGATTTACCGCGCAAAACCCGATTAAGTAGCATGCAACAGATCACCCAATCCTATGTCGCCGTATTAGAACAGCATTGCTTACGGGCACCGTATCAATGGTTTAATTTTTATCAGTTTTGGACAAAATAA
- a CDS encoding DUF3261 domain-containing protein produces MQRIWINILCCSMLLLSGCQLTPHAQGLKSNHWPAQQYQRQDQVEVQWKDKSFSFLLYQQQQGQQLSLLALGLTGQPLFQLQFDGQQVKVQQRIDQMRLLPFEFVVRDLLFATYPQFAQLGQQSVRVQQSATQQQVFIAEKAVLAIQTQDNSIELDNLQVPYRMTLSPIENTLNGDQSEQGAQP; encoded by the coding sequence ATGCAACGGATCTGGATCAACATATTATGCTGTAGCATGTTGCTGTTGAGTGGCTGTCAACTGACGCCCCATGCACAGGGACTGAAAAGCAACCATTGGCCAGCACAGCAATATCAACGGCAAGATCAAGTTGAAGTGCAGTGGAAGGATAAAAGCTTTAGCTTCTTACTGTATCAACAGCAGCAAGGTCAGCAACTCAGTCTGCTTGCTTTGGGCTTAACTGGACAGCCTTTGTTCCAATTACAGTTTGATGGGCAGCAGGTCAAGGTACAGCAACGCATTGATCAGATGCGCCTACTGCCTTTTGAGTTTGTGGTTCGAGATCTGTTATTCGCAACCTATCCTCAGTTTGCTCAGTTAGGACAACAGTCTGTTCGGGTACAACAATCGGCAACGCAACAGCAAGTTTTTATTGCTGAAAAGGCGGTATTAGCAATTCAAACTCAAGACAATAGCATTGAGCTTGATAATCTGCAGGTACCGTACCGCATGACCTTGAGTCCGATTGAAAATACCTTGAATGGCGATCAATCTGAGCAAGGAGCGCAGCCATGA
- a CDS encoding AMP-binding protein encodes MPISFYNDADSANALCISSELKTISYADFWQDVAEQTAAIRGLSQETWALWEQDSYQFLLLFFAGLLANKKIILPPNRVRDLEQQLAQQQIYFLSSQPVAATVNVDESFSQLIRIQDDDFLNQAEIIFFTSGSTGEPKKIERTLKQLLNEVVGLASSFQFKQKSVAIATVSHQHIYGLLFKLLLPLATGRHFFNPQLAFPEDVIQAQQRLAQQGWSNYLISSPALLKRWTQDLVLQQCELVFSSGGKLDAGVRPHLNVPIVEVLGSSETGGIAHRQYDDAAWTAFNNVEIQIAANTQLMVRSNHAGESGWIITGDAAEWINIDHKQFKLLGRLDRIIKLEEKRLSLDAIEHSLNTLLEVEQSHTLLLEHQHRQILAAIVVLSAEAQQQLMTIGKAAFVKQLKQQLQYQLESIAIPRQWRFLSQIPQNTQSKRDKNYLKALFSPMLQPVVLSQWQQQDEQYFSLEFPAELECFKGHFPTQPIYPGVGQIGFIQQFAKNSWSDLQWCQGFEQLKFQNLIRPYAVVQLKLSRKLHKISFEITSAQQILASGRLLFALEQV; translated from the coding sequence ATGCCTATTTCTTTTTATAATGATGCTGATTCAGCGAATGCGTTGTGTATTAGCTCTGAATTAAAAACAATTTCTTATGCCGATTTTTGGCAAGACGTCGCTGAACAAACCGCTGCAATCAGGGGATTGAGCCAAGAGACTTGGGCATTGTGGGAACAAGATAGTTACCAGTTTTTGCTATTATTTTTTGCAGGCTTATTGGCCAATAAAAAAATCATTTTACCTCCCAATCGTGTTCGAGATTTAGAACAACAATTGGCCCAGCAACAGATTTACTTTCTGAGCAGTCAGCCTGTTGCTGCGACTGTGAATGTAGACGAAAGCTTTTCGCAACTGATTCGTATACAAGATGATGATTTTTTAAATCAGGCTGAGATCATATTCTTTACCTCGGGTTCAACAGGCGAACCGAAAAAGATTGAACGTACTTTGAAGCAACTGCTCAATGAAGTGGTTGGCTTAGCCAGTAGTTTTCAGTTCAAGCAGAAAAGCGTGGCCATTGCGACAGTCAGTCACCAGCATATTTATGGCTTACTGTTCAAACTGCTTTTACCACTCGCAACAGGACGTCATTTTTTTAATCCGCAATTGGCGTTTCCAGAGGATGTCATCCAAGCTCAACAGCGTTTAGCCCAACAAGGGTGGAGCAACTACTTGATTTCCAGTCCAGCTTTATTGAAACGCTGGACGCAGGATCTGGTCTTGCAGCAGTGTGAACTGGTGTTCAGTTCGGGTGGCAAATTAGATGCAGGTGTCCGACCACATTTGAATGTTCCGATTGTTGAAGTACTCGGGAGCTCAGAAACCGGAGGCATTGCACATCGTCAATATGATGATGCGGCATGGACAGCTTTTAATAATGTTGAGATTCAGATTGCTGCAAATACCCAACTCATGGTGCGAAGTAACCATGCAGGTGAGTCCGGCTGGATTATCACGGGCGATGCTGCGGAGTGGATCAATATCGACCATAAGCAATTCAAACTTTTAGGTCGCTTGGACCGTATTATCAAGTTGGAAGAAAAGCGCTTGAGTCTGGATGCGATTGAGCACAGTTTGAATACCTTGCTGGAAGTAGAGCAAAGCCACACACTCTTACTTGAACATCAGCATCGGCAAATTCTGGCAGCGATAGTGGTGCTCAGTGCCGAGGCTCAACAGCAATTAATGACGATAGGTAAAGCCGCTTTTGTCAAACAGTTGAAGCAGCAGCTACAGTATCAGCTGGAAAGCATTGCCATTCCGCGACAGTGGCGTTTTTTGAGCCAGATCCCACAAAATACCCAGTCAAAACGCGATAAAAATTATTTAAAAGCATTATTTAGCCCGATGTTACAGCCAGTCGTGTTATCGCAATGGCAACAACAGGATGAACAATATTTCAGCCTTGAGTTTCCTGCTGAACTGGAATGTTTTAAGGGGCATTTCCCAACCCAACCGATTTATCCGGGTGTGGGGCAGATTGGCTTTATTCAGCAGTTTGCCAAGAATAGTTGGTCTGATTTACAGTGGTGTCAGGGGTTTGAGCAATTGAAGTTTCAAAACCTGATTCGTCCTTATGCGGTGGTGCAATTAAAATTAAGCCGTAAATTACATAAAATCAGCTTTGAAATCACCTCAGCGCAACAGATCTTGGCTTCAGGGCGTTTATTGTTTGCGCTTGAACAGGTCTAG